A part of Amycolatopsis lurida genomic DNA contains:
- a CDS encoding DUF3099 domain-containing protein, translated as METGGGAVNAPAHGPEPREPAPVLITEAAPSYEDQLAKRKRKYIIMMSFRIPCLILAGIFYETWWLALALIAISIPLPWVAVLIANDRPPRKSEKVNRYQAEPTRIESSSHRVIDGG; from the coding sequence ATGGAGACCGGAGGTGGTGCTGTGAACGCGCCCGCCCACGGTCCCGAACCGAGGGAACCCGCTCCGGTGCTGATCACCGAAGCCGCCCCGTCCTACGAAGACCAGCTGGCCAAAAGGAAGCGGAAGTACATCATCATGATGTCGTTCCGCATCCCGTGCCTGATCCTCGCCGGGATCTTCTACGAGACCTGGTGGCTGGCGCTGGCGCTGATCGCGATCTCGATCCCGCTGCCCTGGGTCGCCGTCCTGATCGCCAACGACCGGCCGCCGCGCAAGAGCGAGAAGGTCAACCGCTACCAGGCCGAACCGACGCGGATCGAAAGCAGTTCGCACCGCGTCATCGACGGCGGCTGA